ACCTCCTGCCGCTCTTCAACAAGTTCCGTGCGCCGGTTATGGGCCAGGTGCTGCTTTTGCTGCCCATGACGGCGTTAGCCGGAATCGGTCTTCAGGCCCTTCTGGAGCAATTGAAAGGCGACTCCGGGAGATTCAAGTCACCCGGCTCGACGACCGTCCGACCCTTGCTGCCGAAGATACTGACGATTCTGGCGGTCATCGCGGGCGCGAAGATTTTCCTCATGCTGCTGAGTGACGGCCTTTTTCGGTCGATTTACACCGGTCTGGCCCGGATCATCCAACCAAAGGCTAATCCTCAGGTCCTTGCTGCAGCGCTTGAGGTTGCCCGATCGGACGCGCTGGTGCAACTCCTATTGATAGGACTGCTCTGCCTGTTGACCGCGCTCGCCTGGCGCCGTAAAGTGGCTGCGCTGCCCTTCACAATTGCGATCTGCGCCCTGTTCCTGCTTGACCTCTACCTCGTCGATCGCAAACTTGTAACGTTTACGCCGCGGGGCACAAAGAGCGACATTTTTAGAGCCGAGGGCGTTGCCAGCCACCTCCTGAAACAGCCCGGCTACTTCCGGCTTCATCCGCTCGATACCCGCTACCGTGCGGCGAATTGGTGGAGTTACCACGGTATCGCCACGACGAATGGCTATTTTGGCGCGAAGATGGCGAACTATCAAGCCTTTATGAACGAGTTCGGCATCGACGCGACGCCGCCTCACAACTGGCTTACCCTGCACCGCCGGCCGCAGGTGCTCGATGCGCTTAATGTCCGCTATATTATCAGTTCCTATCCGCTGGAGCAGATATTCGAGGAACTGAAACGGCAGGGGCAGGGCGATCCGGTCCGTCCGGCATCAGCCTATTTGCTTGAAGTTGTCGGGCGGGATGTCCGGCCGGGCGCCGGTCCGTTCGTCTATCGCAACCCGGGCGAATTGCCTCGGGCGCGTCTAACCGGCGAGTTTCAGGTTATCCCCGACTTGACGGCGACCTATGCTGCGATGCAGGGGCGAACGTGGGATCCGCGAGCCTTGACGTTGGTCGACCGCAAGCCCGTTCCCGAGCCTATCCCCGGTGCCCCGGGCCGGGCCGAAATCGTCTCCTTTACCAATGAGCGAATCGAGATTTCGACCGCAGCGGACGACCCGCGACTCCTGGTGCTTGCCGAGACCTATTACCCGTCGGGTTGGACGGCAACGATAAATGGAAAAGACGCAGAGATTTTGCGTGCCGATGGGGTCTTGCGCGCGGTTGCCTTGCCGGCCGGCGAGCACAAGGTGGTCTTTACCTTCCGGCCGCGCCTTTTCTATGCCGGGTTGACGGTATCGCTGATAACACTGTTCGCCATTGCCGGGCTCGGAATTGGCGTTATCGTTCGCCGGCGTCGGAGTTAGTTCAAGACTTGGCGATGAGCGGAATCCCGCTCGTCAAGTCACCTTTATACTACTTAATGCAGTTAGTTCTTGTCTTCTCCCCCCTGCTTTGCGGGGGGGGTATAAAAGGGGGGGCAATATGGAGTTGCACTTCTACCCTCCTGTAGTCCCCCCGCAGAGCGGGGGGACGGGACAAGATGATATGCACCCAATTATAACGGATGCCGAATGTTCAAACGGATCGTCTGTCCGGTCGGACTCGCACCGGACACTTACTACGCGGTGCCAACCGCGGCACAACTTGCCGACCTCTATGGAGCCGAACTGATCCTGCTCCATCTTGACGACCGGTTTCTGTCGGAGACGGAAATGGTGATGCTGCGAACCAGCGTTGCCGATAAACAGGAGGAATTTCGCCTCCGGGCGGTCGAGGAGAAGGCCAGCATTGAGGCTATTGCAAATGGAATGGACCTAAAGACTGCGGTTACCAGGGTGGTGCTAAGAGAAGGCTTCCGGGAGCGCGACATTCCCCGCGAAGCCGAAGACCTCGGCGCGGATCTCATCGTCGTCCATTCATCCGGCCGTAACACCATGGTGGAGCACGTCGTAGGTTCGACGTCGGAGTCGATCCTGAAGCATGCTCGGATTTCGGTGTTGGTGTTGTTCAGGAAGTAGTTGCAATTAATGGAGGGTGGACATTCCTGTCCGCACTAACTTGAACCACTTTCAGAAGGACAGACAGGAATGTCCGCCATGCAAGGCAACTGTTTGTTGCGCTGATATATTAGCAAATATCCCCATTCACAAGACATCAATATGAATAGCGGAACTCCCCTAACCTGGACGTCCGTGGCAACCCGATTCGGGACGTTCTTTGTTGTCGCGACGGACAAGGTTGTCGTCGAGATCATTCTACCGGGAAGTTCGGTACGCCCGTCGTCAGCGGCGGTTATGGTCGAATCTCCATCCGTCGGTCACCCGCTTGCCGAGGGTGTCGCTCTCATTCGGAAATGGGAAGATGGTGAAGACGTCCGTATCACGGCTCGCTTCAAGCCGCAGGGAACGCCGTTTCAGCAAGAAGTCTGGAAGGCGCTTGCCAAAGTGCCGCGCGGCACGGTCGTCACCTATGGCGAACTGGCGCAAATGATAGGGCGTCCCGGCGCAGCCCGGGCAGTCGGGCGCGCCATGGCGACCAACCCGATACCACTCCTAATCCCCTGCCACCGGGTGATCGCCGCCGG
The sequence above is drawn from the Calditrichota bacterium genome and encodes:
- a CDS encoding YfhO family protein, producing the protein MTTKSFPPPREPLSIGAIWDRCRRDLPAIGGVYLLLALFFAPVIFEGKGLSPAADMVASAGMYRMGEEAIAGGRFPLWNPTLFCGLPMFASLQYALFVYPPEYVIRALSFVFGSSDYRIWLFHYLIAATLAYLLARHFGAGRAAAWLAGAAFGYSPQLIVLADVGHGSKLMAMTWLPLIYLLMDRLRLRPTPGRAAALGLAFAVQVLALHPQVAAYGALLMGVYILYHLAAGFIGKERTPLPVKLLGWWSGAMVIALGVSAILWVSVLDYARFSMRGAAAAATGATGGGVSWDYATGWSFHPIESITYFFPGFFGFGNETYWGTVGTPDGTPFTHNPMYFGVTVLFLAVIGMILRPKRIWGPLLTLALVAWVLSFGRYLPVLYGPFYHLLPLFNKFRAPVMGQVLLLLPMTALAGIGLQALLEQLKGDSGRFKSPGSTTVRPLLPKILTILAVIAGAKIFLMLLSDGLFRSIYTGLARIIQPKANPQVLAAALEVARSDALVQLLLIGLLCLLTALAWRRKVAALPFTIAICALFLLDLYLVDRKLVTFTPRGTKSDIFRAEGVASHLLKQPGYFRLHPLDTRYRAANWWSYHGIATTNGYFGAKMANYQAFMNEFGIDATPPHNWLTLHRRPQVLDALNVRYIISSYPLEQIFEELKRQGQGDPVRPASAYLLEVVGRDVRPGAGPFVYRNPGELPRARLTGEFQVIPDLTATYAAMQGRTWDPRALTLVDRKPVPEPIPGAPGRAEIVSFTNERIEISTAADDPRLLVLAETYYPSGWTATINGKDAEILRADGVLRAVALPAGEHKVVFTFRPRLFYAGLTVSLITLFAIAGLGIGVIVRRRRS
- a CDS encoding universal stress protein, producing the protein MFKRIVCPVGLAPDTYYAVPTAAQLADLYGAELILLHLDDRFLSETEMVMLRTSVADKQEEFRLRAVEEKASIEAIANGMDLKTAVTRVVLREGFRERDIPREAEDLGADLIVVHSSGRNTMVEHVVGSTSESILKHARISVLVLFRK
- a CDS encoding MGMT family protein, coding for MNSGTPLTWTSVATRFGTFFVVATDKVVVEIILPGSSVRPSSAAVMVESPSVGHPLAEGVALIRKWEDGEDVRITARFKPQGTPFQQEVWKALAKVPRGTVVTYGELAQMIGRPGAARAVGRAMATNPIPLLIPCHRVIAAGGRVGGYGGSEGLKRKLLSAEGVEVR